A genomic stretch from Desulfonauticus submarinus includes:
- a CDS encoding flagellar assembly protein T N-terminal domain-containing protein: MKGRKMKLCWIIFFILFLLPMFITKNSFAIKEVVVTGMAPMMGNQAQARNQALQQALRSAVEQGIGTLIDSSTIVKNYQLLSDKIYSQASGYVKNYQVLSEGPSPDGQMYNVTIRAVVSTESIKNDLRAIGILRQQVGNPRFMTIYLPRTHSSAYRNSRAVIAAEQAIQGVFARKGFVVLDQMFVNNVYNEIEQAGRIDIDMDDLSALALKYRADLLLVYDVHVGVKKGGRSKYFGGVMVEVDLKAVAPATGDLIAQKHGDLYVRTQRVSGNYYEDMMAAKAADKVGKAVAKALIGDVLAYFERQVHGGARFDIWFRNFSEEEVYTIYDILQNISGVKDINVRQQSPGNFQVDVNYQGKKFDFQRQLYMQMKRRGIAFQTQQAKGNRFLFFKKGTDNPFRNINIQ, translated from the coding sequence ATGAAAGGCAGAAAAATGAAGCTTTGCTGGATAATATTTTTTATTCTATTTCTGCTTCCTATGTTTATTACTAAAAACAGCTTTGCCATAAAGGAAGTAGTGGTTACGGGTATGGCGCCTATGATGGGTAATCAGGCTCAAGCTAGAAATCAAGCTTTGCAACAAGCTCTAAGAAGCGCTGTAGAGCAGGGAATTGGAACTTTAATAGATTCTAGCACTATTGTAAAAAATTATCAGCTTCTATCAGATAAAATATATTCTCAAGCATCAGGCTATGTAAAAAATTATCAAGTGCTTTCAGAAGGTCCTAGTCCAGACGGACAAATGTATAATGTAACCATTAGAGCAGTAGTATCTACAGAAAGCATCAAAAATGATTTGAGAGCCATTGGCATTTTACGCCAACAAGTAGGTAATCCTCGATTTATGACTATATACTTACCAAGGACACACTCTAGTGCTTATCGAAACTCTAGAGCGGTTATTGCGGCTGAGCAAGCAATTCAAGGGGTATTTGCTAGAAAAGGCTTTGTAGTCCTAGATCAAATGTTTGTTAACAACGTCTATAATGAAATAGAACAAGCTGGAAGAATTGATATAGACATGGACGACCTCTCTGCCCTTGCCCTGAAATACAGAGCAGATCTCCTCCTGGTCTATGACGTCCATGTGGGAGTAAAAAAAGGTGGCAGAAGTAAATATTTTGGCGGTGTTATGGTAGAAGTAGATTTAAAAGCTGTCGCTCCTGCTACAGGAGATCTCATCGCCCAAAAACACGGCGACTTATATGTCCGCACCCAAAGAGTTAGTGGAAACTATTATGAAGATATGATGGCTGCCAAAGCTGCTGACAAAGTAGGTAAAGCCGTCGCTAAAGCTCTTATTGGTGATGTTCTGGCTTATTTTGAACGTCAAGTACATGGCGGAGCCAGGTTTGATATTTGGTTTAGAAATTTTAGCGAAGAAGAAGTTTATACCATTTATGATATTTTACAAAACATCTCTGGCGTAAAAGACATAAATGTAAGGCAACAATCTCCTGGCAACTTCCAAGTAGATGTAAATTATCAAGGTAAAAAGTTTGATTTTCAAAGACAGTTATATATGCAAATGAAAAGAAGAGGTATTGCTTTCCAAACTCAACAAGCTAAAGGCAACCGATTCTTATTTTTCAAAAAAGGTACGGATAATCCTTTTCGCAATATCAATATTCAATAA
- a CDS encoding methyl-accepting chemotaxis protein, which translates to MWNKLSSSLHLKTGVLVTVVALFIFVALLGAMNFLERRLIFSLLEGDVQKLSQALENGIRKPMIRGDDEGTKEEFSNLSKTHKDLHVFLTDFQGKATYSTLKDQRGKNFIQSKFGQKILDFKNILEGKIRNEIMSLVNLDKNVYFVRAKPIFNKPSCYHCHGKAHNILGSLIIFQDVTPTMKKIKSQTWEIALACSGALILLVVIVNLFLRKNVLQPIKEIAQASSAIAKGNYSQEFITSRKDELGDLARNLEHMVDTLKRELGFSKGVLQSLTAPFLVCDTEQKVSYTNKAMLDFLGLEGEPKDYIGQYVGEFFYGDKNHKTVVGQALETGEVMRNIQRSITNRKGKKVFFIGDAAPLRDLDGELIGAFILITDLTKLKNQQEQIEAQNKAIAQAAVKALEVSEQVSSASDELSAQMEEAASGTNRQERMVSEAATAMEQMNVSVLEVAKNAANAANLAEEAREKAIAGQTVVKEAMNLISQVVEHSKHLMESMKNLGVQAEGIGKIIVTIEDIADQTNLLALNAAIEAARAGDAGRGFAVVADEVRKLAEKTMAATKEVATYIGQIQDSAQENIFETTKTLEVVEETRHKSEESGKALEDIVHIVESTSDQVRNIATASEEQSAASEQITHSMEEIRKVSREIADTMEQSNAAIGELAKLALRLKGIIEELKG; encoded by the coding sequence ATGTGGAATAAATTGTCTTCAAGTTTGCATTTAAAAACAGGAGTTCTTGTAACAGTTGTAGCCTTATTTATTTTTGTAGCTTTATTAGGAGCGATGAATTTTTTAGAAAGAAGGCTTATTTTTTCTCTTTTAGAGGGAGATGTGCAAAAACTTTCTCAAGCATTGGAAAACGGAATAAGAAAACCAATGATTAGAGGTGATGATGAGGGTACTAAAGAAGAATTCTCAAATCTCTCCAAAACACATAAAGATTTGCATGTGTTTCTTACTGACTTTCAAGGTAAGGCAACTTATTCCACTTTAAAGGATCAAAGAGGAAAAAATTTTATTCAGAGTAAATTTGGCCAAAAAATTTTAGATTTTAAAAATATATTAGAAGGAAAAATAAGAAATGAGATAATGTCTTTAGTGAATTTAGACAAAAATGTGTATTTTGTAAGGGCAAAGCCTATTTTTAATAAGCCGAGTTGTTATCATTGCCATGGTAAGGCGCATAATATTTTAGGTAGCTTAATTATTTTTCAAGATGTTACTCCTACCATGAAAAAGATAAAGTCCCAGACATGGGAAATTGCTTTGGCTTGTAGTGGAGCGTTGATTCTTCTCGTAGTGATAGTCAACCTATTTTTACGTAAAAACGTTTTACAACCAATAAAAGAAATTGCTCAGGCAAGTAGTGCAATTGCTAAAGGTAATTATAGCCAGGAGTTTATTACTTCTCGTAAAGATGAGTTAGGAGACCTTGCTCGTAATTTAGAACATATGGTAGACACACTAAAAAGAGAACTGGGATTTTCAAAAGGAGTTTTACAAAGTCTAACAGCTCCATTTTTGGTATGTGATACAGAGCAAAAAGTAAGTTATACTAATAAAGCTATGCTTGATTTTTTAGGGTTAGAAGGCGAACCCAAAGATTATATCGGACAATATGTTGGAGAATTTTTTTACGGAGATAAAAATCACAAAACAGTAGTAGGACAAGCCTTAGAAACAGGCGAAGTGATGAGAAACATACAACGAAGTATCACAAATAGAAAAGGTAAAAAGGTTTTTTTTATAGGAGATGCAGCTCCTTTAAGAGATTTAGATGGAGAGCTTATTGGTGCATTTATTTTAATTACGGATTTAACAAAGCTTAAAAATCAACAAGAACAGATAGAAGCTCAGAATAAAGCAATTGCACAAGCAGCAGTAAAAGCTTTAGAAGTTTCTGAACAGGTTTCTTCTGCTTCTGATGAACTTTCTGCTCAAATGGAAGAAGCAGCTAGTGGGACAAACAGACAAGAAAGGATGGTTTCAGAGGCTGCCACAGCTATGGAACAGATGAATGTTTCTGTTTTAGAAGTTGCTAAAAATGCGGCGAATGCCGCCAATTTGGCTGAGGAAGCAAGAGAAAAGGCTATTGCAGGACAAACTGTAGTAAAAGAAGCCATGAATTTAATTTCCCAGGTTGTGGAACACAGCAAGCATTTAATGGAAAGTATGAAAAATTTAGGCGTGCAAGCCGAAGGTATTGGAAAAATTATTGTCACTATAGAAGACATTGCAGATCAAACTAATTTATTGGCTTTAAATGCAGCTATTGAAGCAGCAAGGGCAGGAGATGCAGGAAGAGGTTTTGCTGTAGTAGCTGATGAAGTGAGAAAGTTGGCAGAAAAAACTATGGCCGCAACAAAGGAAGTAGCTACTTATATTGGCCAGATTCAAGATAGTGCCCAAGAAAATATTTTTGAGACTACTAAAACCTTAGAAGTTGTAGAAGAAACTAGACATAAATCTGAAGAATCTGGGAAAGCGTTAGAGGATATTGTTCATATTGTGGAGTCTACTTCTGATCAAGTCAGGAATATTGCTACAGCATCAGAGGAACAGTCTGCTGCATCAGAACAGATAACTCATTCTATGGAGGAAATTAGGAAAGTATCTAGAGAGATTGCAGATACTATGGAGCAAAGCAATGCAGCTATTGGGGAATTGGCCAAACTAGCCTTGCGTTTAAAGGGTATTATTGAAGAGTTAAAGGGATAA
- a CDS encoding DUF6340 family protein, with amino-acid sequence MEVKNSKTILLLSLIGALFFMFSCAPKAKLTAIKPAEVAMPGVKTLAILPFKGKYGDLVREEFYSKLDEVKHFTLQDLRYNEALDRIQWEQMDDPRFVPAFEEIQADAAIAGYVVGQIRDIKGYDQVQMKEGTGRYRKVKRKNIFTGKTEIVDEEIMKTVLKRVPYIVRTASLTASIKVIDLKTRKILATKQVTESFKQKYGGKEEAQGGFLGIFGGGNSIEQVPTPEETMSLLAQKIASKLVAKIAPTKYTIEVELDKSGPSYVKKGVKLAEKGDWEGAMEMWSVVLEENPHCAPALYNLGVAYEARGDLKSLLKAKDLFVKASRYGDKDIYIEAKVRIKRKIRDAQKLRRQKHLLRKAPERKAPIGGVQVY; translated from the coding sequence ATGGAAGTAAAAAATTCTAAAACTATTTTGCTGTTATCTTTAATAGGTGCACTTTTCTTTATGTTTTCCTGTGCTCCCAAAGCAAAACTAACAGCAATAAAACCAGCAGAAGTAGCTATGCCAGGAGTAAAGACTTTGGCTATTTTACCATTTAAAGGAAAATATGGTGATTTAGTTCGAGAAGAATTCTATTCAAAATTAGATGAGGTAAAGCACTTCACCCTACAAGACCTTAGATATAACGAGGCCTTAGATAGAATCCAGTGGGAGCAAATGGATGACCCACGCTTTGTGCCTGCTTTTGAAGAAATCCAAGCAGACGCTGCCATAGCAGGATATGTAGTGGGACAAATAAGGGACATTAAAGGATATGATCAAGTTCAAATGAAAGAGGGTACAGGTCGATATAGAAAAGTAAAAAGAAAAAATATTTTTACTGGCAAAACTGAAATTGTAGATGAAGAAATTATGAAAACTGTTTTAAAAAGAGTTCCTTATATTGTTCGCACTGCTTCACTCACAGCATCTATTAAAGTAATAGACCTAAAAACAAGAAAAATTCTAGCTACTAAACAAGTTACTGAGAGTTTTAAACAAAAATATGGCGGTAAAGAAGAAGCCCAGGGCGGATTTTTAGGTATTTTTGGTGGAGGTAACAGTATCGAACAAGTGCCAACACCAGAAGAAACAATGAGTTTACTGGCTCAAAAAATAGCTTCTAAATTAGTAGCTAAAATAGCACCTACAAAATATACTATTGAGGTAGAATTGGATAAAAGCGGGCCTTCTTATGTCAAAAAAGGAGTTAAATTGGCAGAAAAAGGAGACTGGGAAGGAGCTATGGAAATGTGGTCTGTTGTATTAGAAGAAAATCCTCACTGTGCTCCTGCACTTTATAATTTAGGTGTAGCTTATGAAGCCAGAGGAGATTTAAAAAGTCTTCTTAAAGCAAAAGACCTTTTTGTAAAAGCCTCTCGCTATGGAGACAAGGACATTTACATTGAAGCAAAAGTTAGGATTAAAAGAAAAATTAGAGACGCTCAGAAGCTAAGAAGGCAAAAACATCTTCTTAGAAAAGCTCCTGAAAGAAAGGCTCCTATAGGAGGTGTCCAGGTTTATTAA